The genomic segment GGGTGACCCGGGCGGCAGCGGCGGAACCGATGCCTGGTGCGCTCCCGCACCGGCCCCGGTTCCCGCCGGAACCATGTCGCCCGAACCTTCGGCCGCCTCCATCACCGCCAGGCGTCCCCGGCAGTCGTCCAGCTCCGTGACCACCGCACCGCGGCGGTGGACGAGCTCGTCCCTCCGTGCCGCGAGGGCCCCGCCCTCCTCCTCCAGTCGGCGCCGCCGCTCCTGATGGCCGGTACCGGGCGCGGCCTGGGCCCGGCGGAGCTCCTCCTCCAAGTCCTGACGGAGCTCGTTCTCCCGCCCCCGGACCTCCGCGAGCTCCACGCCGAGTCGGCGCAGGGTTTCCTCGCCGTCCAGGAGGCGCAGCAGGAGGGAGTTCTGGTCGCTGCCGTGCAGGTCGGCGCCGGTGTCGATGAGGACGGTGCGGTAGGCGGTGAAGAGTTCGGTGCGGCGCTGGGGAGCGGCGGGGTCGTCGGTGCGGCGGGCGACCTCGGTGAGCAGGTCGTCCAGGAAGTCCCACGGGGGCAGGTTCGTGCCGAGGGTGTACTTGCGGACCGTAGAGTCCTTGTACGCCGGGAACCGGGCCGCGAACTCACGCGAGGACAAGCCCGTGAGGTCCAGCAGGACCTTCAACCGGGCACCGAACCCGGCCTTCAACCGGTCCTTCTCGGCGCGTGCCTGCCTGCGCGCGAGGATCCCGTCCCCGGCGCCGCCCTCACCATCGTGTGCCACCTGTGCTCCCCCTCACCGGGTTCCCCGTGCCGTCCGGCACCGGGAACAGTTCCACTGGCGCGGTCGCCCACCACCAGACAGTCCGGTCACTGTAGAGCCGACTCAGCACGTCACAGGGGTGGTTGGAGCGGCATGGTGCCGTTGCGGTCCCTTCCCTGGCGTGCACCCGCACCCGCAGGGTGCCCGCTGCTCGCAGGAGGCCCGCCATGCCCCACCCCGCATATCCGGGGCGTAGTGCCCACACCACCGGAAGCGAGGCCTGAACCATGCCCCTCTCCACGAACCTCGTCCCCGCGTCCGTCACCGCGGTCTCCGGTCTCGCGACCGTCATGGCCGGCGCACCGTGGTGGGGCGTGATGATCTGTCTCGTCCTCGCCCTGGCCGCGACGTCGGTGCAGACGCTGTTCCCGCAGGACTCCGGTGACCGGCTCACCTGGTGGACCAACCACCGCGCACACCGTCACCTCCGCCGCACGCACCGGCGGGACATCCCGCCCGTACCGCCCGCCTGACCAGGCGTGGGTAGAGCGGTCGGTACCGCCCTGCCTGGCCGCCCGTGGCGCACCCGCTGGTGCGCTGGTGGAGCACCTTGCGGATCTCCGGCATGTGCTCGGGTGCTGACGGCGGACCAAGTTCGGGCGGTGCTCCAGCCGTTCGTCCCCGGGCGGGCGCCCCGTGGGGGGCGGGCCCGGATCGGTGCCCGCGACCGGATCCGGTCGCGGGGGCGGGTCGTCAGATGACGCCGAGGTGGTCGGCGATCCAGTACCAGGGCTGGCTGACAGCCGCGTACCACGGGACGATCAGACCGGCGGGCAGTGCCAGTAGAGACGCTATGAGGAAAAAGCCGAAGGGGGCATCGGATTTGAGTCTCGCCAGGATCGCCCCCACCAGGACGACCGCTGCGGCACACAGACTCAGCAGGGCTGCGACGGCGTAGCCGATCAGGTTCAGGATGCCGGCGCCCGCATCGGCCTGGAGGCCCGCGGTGAACGTGGCTGTGACGGTATAGGCGAATACGACGCCCAGGACGGCCCAGGCCCGGCCCGTCAGCAGAGCTGCTCGCGAATCCGTCCCGTTGGAAGGGGCAGCCGGTGGGCGGGGGCCCTCGGCGTCAGGCGGACGCGGTGCCTTGGGCGTCCGGTTGGTGGCGGTCCAGAGCTCCCGCCACTGGGTGAGTTCCGCCGGTGCGACGTTCTTGATGAGCGCCTCTATGAAGTACTTCGACGGAGGCCGGCCCCGCAGGAGGATGCTGAGCTCGCGGGCCTGAACGCAGCTCATGGTGCCCCCGGGCAGCGGGGACAGTTGCTCTTCCGCCTCGCGCAGGACGAGGTCGGCGAGGGCCTTGGGTCCGCTGGACTTCGGCAGTCGGTCGGCGCGCGTGCGGAGTTCGGCGGCGACGGCGCGGGCGTGGCCGGTGAGCTGGAGGGCGATCTGATGGTAGACGCGGATCGCGAGTGTGTCGGGGCAGGCCCAGGCGAGGACGGCCGTGATGAGGCTCTCGCAGGGTTCGCGGTCGAGCGGGAGCCCGGCTTCGAGCAGTCCGTCGGGGTCGTACAGGACCGTGTGCGTGCTGGGACGCGACGGCGGCGCGGCCGAGACTTCGGGTGGCAGGTCGACGGTCACCGCGCGGTGCTCCTACGGTGCGCGGCCTCGTCGTCCTGGCCCTCGGGCCCGCGATCGAGGAAGCGGGCGTAGCAGCGGGTGGGCGCGGGCGAGGAGGTTCGGGGAGGTGACGCCGTACACGGCCGGGCCGGTACCGGACTCGGTTGTCTCGGCAAGGTGTTGGGGTGGTGGCGCTGGGGGTGGTGGGGTGGTGGCGCTGGGGGTGGGTGTGCGCATGCGGGCCCCGTCTCCTGGGTGTGCGTCGGTGGCGTTTTCGACGGTAGGGAGTACCCGGCTTCCCCTCAACAAGGTTGCGGGGAGTTGCGGAGATTCACTCGTCGAGGGTG from the Streptomyces sp. NBC_01335 genome contains:
- a CDS encoding NPCBM/NEW2 domain-containing protein, translating into MAHDGEGGAGDGILARRQARAEKDRLKAGFGARLKVLLDLTGLSSREFAARFPAYKDSTVRKYTLGTNLPPWDFLDDLLTEVARRTDDPAAPQRRTELFTAYRTVLIDTGADLHGSDQNSLLLRLLDGEETLRRLGVELAEVRGRENELRQDLEEELRRAQAAPGTGHQERRRRLEEEGGALAARRDELVHRRGAVVTELDDCRGRLAVMEAAEGSGDMVPAGTGAGAGAHQASVPPLPPGSPTTPAAPSKHGGRRPLVLIGAVGAVVLLAGGVAIGVWATGSNDADNRASSPERTISSTSDAPRTSTPTPSPEAPSVSATPAAPTAEQSSWSLIEDLVPMDVYPEGTDRSFTTGALTVNNHEYPATLYAYEAERTWQLGREYRTFTATAGVSDSTPSGDVITFTVQVDDAVVKELQMRAGDPVKKVSIPVSGAFRIKLTAQESFSTQNGYGAWIDPVVTK